A genomic region of Colletotrichum destructivum chromosome 1, complete sequence contains the following coding sequences:
- a CDS encoding Putative large ribosomal subunit protein eL39: MPSHKTFRTKQKLAKAQKQNRPIPQWIRLRTGNTIRYNAKRRHWRKSKLGI, from the exons ATGCCG AGCCACAAGACTTTCCGCACGAAGCAGAAGCTCGCCAAGGCGCAGAAGCAGAACCGCCCTATCCCCCAATGGATCCGTCTTCGCACCGGTAACACCATTCG CTACAACGCGAAGAGACGCCACTGGCGCAAGAGCAAGCTCGGCATCTAA
- a CDS encoding Putative small GTP-binding protein, whose product MGASMSWLSGLLWSKKEIRILILGLDNAGKTTLLYRLKIGEVVTTIPTIGFNVESVTYKNLNFNVWDLGGQTSIRPYWRCYYANTAAVIFVVDSTDIERLQTAAEELGAMLNEEELKDASLLVFANKQDQPGAKGAGEISEALRLGELRDRNWSIMACSAVDGSGVTEGMDWLVQTVNQES is encoded by the exons ATGGGCGCAAGCATGTCATGGCTTTCCGGCCTCTTGTGGTCCAAGAAGGAGATCCGGATATTGATCTTGGGACTG GATAACGCTGGCAAGACGACACTTCTGTACAGGTTGAAG ATCGGCGAGGTTGTCACCACGATCCCTACGATAGGATTCAACGTCGAGTCCGTCACATACAAAAACCTCAATTTTAACGTCTGG GATCTAGGCGGTCAGACCAGCATCCGGCCGTACTGGCGGTGTTACTACGCCAACACGgcggccgtcatcttcgtcgtcgactcgacCGATATCGAGCGTCTgcagaccgccgccgaggagctgggcgCCATGCTCAATgaggaggagctcaaggacgcctcgctcctcgtcttcgccaacAAGCAGGACCAGCCCGGTGCCAAGGGCGCGGGCGAGATCTCGGAGGCGCTGCGTCTGGGCGAGCTGCGCGACCGGAACTGGAGCATCATGGCCTgctccgccgtcgacggcagcggcgttACAGAGGGCATGGACTGGCTTGTC CAAACCGTCAATCAGGAGTCATAA